The DNA window AGAATTTCAGCAACTTCTTTCTTGATGTTAGAAGCAGGAACTTCTAATTTCTCGTGACGAACCATATTCGCGTTTCTGATACGAGTAAGCAAATCTGCAATTGGATCTGTCATAACCATTTAAATTAACCTCCTTCCCAAATTCGGGGTTTACCAGCTAGCTTTTTTAACGCCAGGAATCTGACCCTTGTATGCGAGTTCGCGGAAACAAATACGGCACAATTTAAACTTGCGGATGACTGAATGTGGACGTCCGCAGCGTTCGCAGCGAGTATACGCTTGAACCGCATGTTTCGGTGTGCGTTTTTGTTTCACTATCATTGATTTTTTAGCCACGTTTTCGCCTCCCTTTAGCGATTACTTTTGGAACGGCATTCCTAATTGTGTTAAAAGTTCACGAGATTCTTCATCTGTGTTCGCAGTAGTAACGATAACGATGTCCATACCACGTACTTTTGATACTTTATCATAATCAATTTCAGGGAAGATCAGCTGTTCTTTAACCCCTAGAGTATAGTTTCCACGGCCGTCGAATGCCTTTTTAGAAACGCCGCGGAAGTCACGTACGCGTGGTAGTGATACAGAAACTAATTTATCAAGGAAATCATACATACGCTCTCCGCGTAATGTAACTTTTGCACCGATTGGCATACCTTCACGAAGACGGAAGCCTGCGATAGATTTCTTAGCTCTTGTTACAACTGGTTTTTGACCAGCGATAAGAGTTAATTCCTCAACTGCAGTATCAAGTGCTTTTGTATTTTGAACAGCATCACCAACACCCATGTTAATGATGATTTTTTCAACTTTTGGTACTTGCATTACTGATTCGTAATTGAACTTGCTCATTAGAGCAGGAGAAATTTCCTTTTGGAATTTTTCTTTTAGGCGGTTCATGTCGTGTACCTCCCTTCTTCATGAGAACTATTTATCTAAAACTTCACCGGATTTTTTAGTTACACGTACTTTTTTACCGTCTTCTACTTTATATCCAACACGAGTAGGTTCGTTAGTCTTAGGGTCAACCGGCATCACGTTAGATACGTGAATAGCAGCCTCTTGACTGATGATCCCACCTTGAGGGTTAGCTTGAGAAGGTTTTGAGTGTTTTTTCACGATGTTGATACCTTCAACAAGTACTCGGTCTTTCTTAGGGAATGCAGCAAGTACTGTGCCAGTTTTCCCTTTGTCTTTACCTGTGATGACCATTACTTTATCGCCTTTTTTAACATGCATTTCAATCGCACCTCCTTGACTGGCCGAATCAAATATTTATTAAAGTACTTCTGGAGCTAAAGATACGATTTTCATAAAGTTGTTGTCGCGTAGTTCGCGAGCAACAGGTCCGAAAATACGTGTTCCACGTGGGCCTTTGTCATCACGAATGATTACACAAGCATTTTCATCAAAGCGAATGTAAGATCCATCGTTACGACGTACTCCACTCTTTGTGCGTACTACAACAGCTTTTACAACATCACCTTTTTTAACAACGCCACCTGGTGTTGCTTGTTTTACTGTACAAACGATAACATCACCAATGTTAGCTGTCTTGCGGCCAGAACCACCAAGAACTTTAATTGTTAAAACTTCACGTGCGCCAGAGTTGTCAGCAACTTTTAAGCGTGATTCTTGTTGAATCATCTATGTTACCTCCCTTCGGAATAAACATCAATCCGAACTAATAAATTAGATAATAACTGCTTTTTCTACTACTTCTACTAGACGGAAACGTTTTGTTGCGGATAATGGACGAGTTTCCATAATACGCACTACGTCACCAGTCTTAGCTTCGTTTTGCTCATCATGAGCTTTGAACTTTTTAGAGTATTTTACGCGTTTGCCGTAAAGTGAATGTTTTTTATAAGTTTCTACTGTTACAGTGATTGTTTTATCCATTTTGTCAGAAACAACACGTCCAGTATAAACTTTGCGTTGGTTGCGTTCACTCATTCTGCAAACCTCCTCTCAATTATCGATTGTTAACACCGATCTCCCTTTGGCGGATAACGGTTTTCATACGAGCAATCGCTTTGCGAACTTCGCGAATACGAGCAGTGTTTTCAAGTTGTCCTGTCGCTAATTGAAAGCGAAGGTTGAAAAGCTCTTCTTTTAAAGATTTTACTTTTTGTTCTATTTCGGCAGTGGTAAGGTCACGGATTTCATTAGCTTTCATTTGATTCACCACCAATTTCTTCTCGTTTTACAAACTTACATTTAATTGGAAGCTTGTGTGATGCAAGACGAAGTGCTTCGCGAGCTACTTCTTCAGAAACGCCGGCAATTTCGAACATGATCTTGCCTGGTTTTACAACAGCTACCCATCCTTCTGGTGCCCCCTTACCGGAACCCATGCGGACTTCTAGAGGTTTTGCTGTATATGGCTTGTGAGGGAAGATTTTAATCCAAACTTTACCGCCACGTTTCATGTAACGAGTCATCGCAATACGAGCTGCTTCGATTTGGCGGTTAGTGATCCAAGAAGCTTCAAGAGCTTGCAAACCGAATTCACCGAAAGCTACTTCTGCGCCACCTTTAGTGCGACCGCGCATTTTTCCACGATGTTCACGACGATATTTAACGCGTTTAGGCATTAACATGATTATTTTCCTCCTTCCTCAGTTTTCTTCTTAGCAGGAAGGACTTCTCCGCGGTAGATCCAAACTTTTACTCCAAGCTTTCCGTAAGTTGTGTCCGCTTCTGCATGAGCATAGTCGATGTCAGCACGAAGAGTATGAAGTGGAACAGTTCCTTCACTGTAATGTTCAGCACGGGCGATATCAGCACCGCCAAGACGTCCAGATACCATTGTTTTAATTCCTTTTGCTCCAGCTCTCATAGCACGTTGGATAACTTGCTTTTGAGCACGGCGGAATGAAACACGGTTTTCTAGTTGTCGAGCAATGTTTTCAGCAACCAATTTTGCATCAAGATCTGCTCTCTTGATCTCAACGATATTGATGTGAACTCGTTTACTTGTCAACTCATTAAGAGCTTTACGAAGTGCTTCGACTTCTGTACCACCTTTACCAATAACCATACCTGGTTTAGCAGTGTGGATTGTAATATTGATGCGGTTAGCAGCACGCTCGATTTCTACCTTAGAAACAGAAGCGTCTGATAAGCGTTTCGCGATGTATTCACGAACTCTAAGGTCTTCGTGTAAAAGGTCTGCATAATCTTTGCCAGCGTACCATTTGGATTCCCAATCACGAATGATTCCGATACGCAATCCGACTGGATGTACTTTTTGACCCATTACTTATCCCTCCTTCTTTTCAGATACCACGATTGTGATGTGGCTTGTGCGTTTGTTAATTGCGCTTGCACGACCCATCGCACGTGGGCGGAAACGTTTCAATGTTGGGCCTTCGTCAACGAACGCCTCAGTGATAACCAAGTTGTTTACGTCTAGCTCATAGTTATGCTCTGCATTTGCTACCGCAGATTTCAAAACTTTCTCAACTACTGGAGAAGCAGCTTTTGGTGTATGACGTAAAATTGCAACTGCTTCGCCGATTTGCTTTCCTCGAATTAAATCAACAACTAAGCGAACTTTACGAGGAGCAATACGAACTGTTCTAGCAACAGCTTTAGCTTGCATCAGGATGCCCTCCTCTCATTAACGTCTTGTTTTCTTATCGTCACTACCGTGACCTTTATAAGTACGTGTCGGCGCGAATTCGCCAAGTTTATGACCTACCATATCTTCAGTGATGTATACTGGCACGTGTTTACGACCATCGTATACAGCTACAGTATGACCAATGAATGCTGGGAAGATCGTTGAACGGCGGGACCAAGTTTTAACAACTTGTTTTCCCTCAGTTTCGTTAAGCTTATCGATCTTGCTAATCAAATGTTCATCAACAAAAGGTCCTTTTTTTAAGCTGCGACCCATGGTTGAACCTCCCTTCGTGATTGTCCTACGGTTCTCTCGACGAACCGTAGCTCAATCGCGTTATTTTTTGCGGTTACGAACGATAAATTTATTAGATTTAGCTTTTTTCTTACGAGTCTTGAATCCAAGAGTCGGTTTGCCCCAAGGTGACATTGGTGATTTACGTCCGATAGGGGAGCGTCCTTCACCACCACCGTGTGGATGGTCGTTAGGGTTCATTACAGATCCACGAACTGTTGGGCGCTTGCCTAACCAGCGTGAACGACCTGCTTTACCGATGTTGATAAGTTCGTGCTGTTCGTTACCAACTTGACCAACTGTTGCGCGGCAAGCAGATAAGATCATGCGAACTTCACCAGAGTTTAAACGAACTAGTACGTATTTGCCCTCTTTACCAAGAACTTGTGCAGAAGTACCTGCAGAACGTACTAATTGTCCACCTTTACCAGGTTTAAGCTCGATATTGTGGATTACTGTACCAACAGGAATGTTGATAAGTGGAAGTGCATTACCCACTTTGATATCTGCTTCAGGTCCAGACATAATTTCTGTACCAACTGTAAGGTTTTTAGGTGCTAGGATATAAGCTTTTTGACCATCAGCATAGTTGATTAATGCAATGTTTGCTGAACGGTTTGGATCATACTCAATAGTGGCAACGCGTCCTGGTATACCATCTTTTACACGTTTGAAATCGATGATACGATATTGACGCTTATGGCCGCCACCTTGATGACGAACGGTTAACTTACCTTGGTTGTTGCGGCCACCTTTTCTTTTCAAAGGCGCTAGCAATGATTTTTCTGGTTTATCAGTAGTGATTTCAGCAAAATCAGAAACTGTC is part of the Falsibacillus pallidus genome and encodes:
- a CDS encoding type Z 30S ribosomal protein S14, with the protein product MAKKSMIVKQKRTPKHAVQAYTRCERCGRPHSVIRKFKLCRICFRELAYKGQIPGVKKASW
- the rplE gene encoding 50S ribosomal protein L5, with the protein product MNRLKEKFQKEISPALMSKFNYESVMQVPKVEKIIINMGVGDAVQNTKALDTAVEELTLIAGQKPVVTRAKKSIAGFRLREGMPIGAKVTLRGERMYDFLDKLVSVSLPRVRDFRGVSKKAFDGRGNYTLGVKEQLIFPEIDYDKVSKVRGMDIVIVTTANTDEESRELLTQLGMPFQK
- the rplX gene encoding 50S ribosomal protein L24, encoding MHVKKGDKVMVITGKDKGKTGTVLAAFPKKDRVLVEGINIVKKHSKPSQANPQGGIISQEAAIHVSNVMPVDPKTNEPTRVGYKVEDGKKVRVTKKSGEVLDK
- the rplN gene encoding 50S ribosomal protein L14, whose translation is MIQQESRLKVADNSGAREVLTIKVLGGSGRKTANIGDVIVCTVKQATPGGVVKKGDVVKAVVVRTKSGVRRNDGSYIRFDENACVIIRDDKGPRGTRIFGPVARELRDNNFMKIVSLAPEVL
- the rpsQ gene encoding 30S ribosomal protein S17: MSERNQRKVYTGRVVSDKMDKTITVTVETYKKHSLYGKRVKYSKKFKAHDEQNEAKTGDVVRIMETRPLSATKRFRLVEVVEKAVII
- the rpmC gene encoding 50S ribosomal protein L29; the encoded protein is MKANEIRDLTTAEIEQKVKSLKEELFNLRFQLATGQLENTARIREVRKAIARMKTVIRQREIGVNNR
- the rplP gene encoding 50S ribosomal protein L16; the protein is MLMPKRVKYRREHRGKMRGRTKGGAEVAFGEFGLQALEASWITNRQIEAARIAMTRYMKRGGKVWIKIFPHKPYTAKPLEVRMGSGKGAPEGWVAVVKPGKIMFEIAGVSEEVAREALRLASHKLPIKCKFVKREEIGGESNES
- the rpsC gene encoding 30S ribosomal protein S3, with product MGQKVHPVGLRIGIIRDWESKWYAGKDYADLLHEDLRVREYIAKRLSDASVSKVEIERAANRINITIHTAKPGMVIGKGGTEVEALRKALNELTSKRVHINIVEIKRADLDAKLVAENIARQLENRVSFRRAQKQVIQRAMRAGAKGIKTMVSGRLGGADIARAEHYSEGTVPLHTLRADIDYAHAEADTTYGKLGVKVWIYRGEVLPAKKKTEEGGK
- the rplV gene encoding 50S ribosomal protein L22, whose amino-acid sequence is MQAKAVARTVRIAPRKVRLVVDLIRGKQIGEAVAILRHTPKAASPVVEKVLKSAVANAEHNYELDVNNLVITEAFVDEGPTLKRFRPRAMGRASAINKRTSHITIVVSEKKEG
- the rpsS gene encoding 30S ribosomal protein S19 codes for the protein MGRSLKKGPFVDEHLISKIDKLNETEGKQVVKTWSRRSTIFPAFIGHTVAVYDGRKHVPVYITEDMVGHKLGEFAPTRTYKGHGSDDKKTRR
- the rplB gene encoding 50S ribosomal protein L2 produces the protein MAIKKYKPTSNGRRGMTVSDFAEITTDKPEKSLLAPLKRKGGRNNQGKLTVRHQGGGHKRQYRIIDFKRVKDGIPGRVATIEYDPNRSANIALINYADGQKAYILAPKNLTVGTEIMSGPEADIKVGNALPLINIPVGTVIHNIELKPGKGGQLVRSAGTSAQVLGKEGKYVLVRLNSGEVRMILSACRATVGQVGNEQHELINIGKAGRSRWLGKRPTVRGSVMNPNDHPHGGGEGRSPIGRKSPMSPWGKPTLGFKTRKKKAKSNKFIVRNRKK